One Gadus chalcogrammus isolate NIFS_2021 chromosome 4, NIFS_Gcha_1.0, whole genome shotgun sequence DNA segment encodes these proteins:
- the LOC130380458 gene encoding probable E3 ubiquitin-protein ligase TRIML1 gives MASAKTSCTEDNLLCSICLDVFRNPVSTRCGHNFCRTCITKFWHKKQNYNCPTCNHLFQTRPYLQVNTLLSEMAAQCRTSVQVKVQPCVEPAEVPCDVCTGTQLKAVKSCLVCLISYCQTHLEPHQRVAGLKKHRLVEPMDRLEDRMCKKHNQLLELFCMNDQFCVCQICTETDHRFHHAIPLKVEYEVKMAKLGKMEAEVQQMVQERKQKIEEIKDTVKRSKADADREIADGVQVLAALMRCIEKCQDDLNKMVKERLKSTEKQAEGLIKELEQEIEDLTNRSSEVKQLSHTKDHLHFLQAFRSLKNPPPTRDWTTVEVRPPSYVGTLRRSLDQLEETLNMEMKKLCNDAELKRVQQYEVDVTLDPDTAGPSLILSKDGKQVHDGGVRKKLTDNPKRFTQCVCVLTRQSFSSGRFYFEVKVKDKTQWHVGVARESINRKGAIRATPETGFWTIKFSKDGLAFNDKLYVYVPMRAELQKVGVFVDYDEGLVSFYDVEARVHIYYVTGCSFSEPLYPFLSPCLHEEGTNSAPLILSPVNQTD, from the coding sequence atggcctctgctaaaACATCCTGTACTGAAGATAACCTTttatgttccatctgtctggatgtgttcagaaACCCAGTTTCTACAcgatgtggacacaacttctgcaggacctgtattacaaagttctggcataaaaaacaaaactacaaTTGTCCTACTTGCAACCATCTGTTCCAAACTAGACCTTATCTACAGGTCAATACCCTTTTATCAGAGATGGCCGCTCAGTGTAGAACATCCGTACAAGTAAAAGTGCAGCCatgtgttgaaccagcagaagttccatgtgacgtctgtactgggacccagctgaaggccgtgaagtcctgtctagtgtgtcttatctcttactgccaaacccaccttgagccacatcagagagtcgcaggcctgaagaaacatcggctggtcgagcctatggaccgtctggaagacagaatgtgtaagaaacacaatCAACTACTGGAGCTCTTTTGCATGAATGaccagttttgtgtgtgtcagatctgcacagagacagaccacaggtTCCATCATGCTATACCTCTAAAGgtggaatatgaagtgaagatggCCAAGCTGGGGAAGATGgaggctgaagttcagcagatggtccaggagagaaaacaaaagattgaggagattaaagacacagtcaaacgcagcaaagcagacgcagacagagagatagctgatGGTGTACAGGTCCTCGCCGCTTTGAtgcgctgcattgaaaagtgccaggatgatctcaacaaaatggttaaagagagactgaaatccacagagaaacaagctgaaggcctcatcaaagagctggagcaggaaatagaagatctgactaatagaagctcagaggtgaagcagctctcacacactaaagaccacctccacttcctccaggccttcagatccctgaagaatcctccacccaccagggactggacgacggtggaggtccgtcctccgtcatacgtagggaccttgaggagatccctggatcagctggaggagacactgaacatggagatgaagaagctgtgtaatgatgctgaactgaagagggtccagcagtatgaagtagatgtgactctggatcctgatacagctggTCCCAGTCTCATCCTGTCtaaggatgggaaacaagtacatgatggaggtgtaaGGAAGAAACTcacagacaaccctaagagatttacacagtgtgtatgtgttctcacgaggcagagcttctcctcagggaggttttactttgaggtcaaggttaaagacaagactcaATGGCATGTTGGTGTTGCCAGAGAATCCATCAATAGAAAAGGCGCTATACGTGCGACCCCTGAGACAGGTTTCTGGACCATTAAATTCAGCAAGGATGGGTTGGCATTTAATGATAAGCTTTATGTCTATGTCCCtatgagagctgagctccagaaggtgggggtgtttgttgattatgatgagggtctggtctccttctatgatgtggaagccagggttcatatctactatGTTACTGGCTGCTCCTttagtgagcctctctatccattcctctctccat